CTGTATAGAGTTCTACAGGGAGCCCGTTTCTGTCAATTCCTATAGGGAAGTAGACATTCTTTCCGGCCATTCTTGCAGTGCGTGCAATCATGTCTATTTGTGAGTAGTGTGCTGCTGCGCCGATATGCCACGGTCTTCCTGATGGATATGGTGGAGGCGTGTCTATTGTAAAATTATCATCTTGTGGTGTAAAATCATAAATTTTTTCTTCTTCCCAGTTTTTTAGAATCTGCTTTTCTAACTTTGGGTTCCATGCTTTTTCTGATATTTTTGGGTCCATTTTCTAACTATCTTGAAATATTTGAGATGATGTGAGACCCCTTGTTGTATCCTTCATAAATGTAAACGCCAACTGCTTCTACATTTGAAGGCATTTTCGGGGCTAGCAGCTTGATTATCTCACTTGATAGATTTTCAACTGTAGCTTCACCTTCCAAAAGATAGGTAGTGTTCTTTGGAACTTGCAAATCAAACATTCCTTTAGGTCCCTCAAATGAAATTTGGTAATGTGATTCGTCTTCACTTTTTAGATATTTTCTGTTGATGAAAAATTTGTGATCAAATACATTTACGACTTCTTTGATAATTTTTTTTGCAATTCCAAAATCCAAAAGTAAATTGTCTTTCATCTGTCCTACTAATTCAACCATAACTGATGATGTATGACCATGCAAGATTGAGCATTTTTCCACCAAAGGCAGAATATGTGCATAATCAAATGAGAATGATGCATCTTCTAAAAATATAGAACCTGTTTGTGGTGTCTTGTCATAAAATACAATGTCTTCTAGCTCCTTGATTTGAGATGAGAATTTTGGATGGCCTATTGCCATTACCTTTTGATCAGGCATGTCGTCTTTGATTTCTCTGTATTTTTTGATGTCTTTTTCGTTGTCTATTACCTCAATTAGTCCCTTTTTGGTCTTAAAATCAATTACAACTTCTTTTCCATTCTTTAATGATAATTTGTGATTGTATTCATAATCTTCCTCGAGAAATGTTAGCATCTGTGCTACAGTTAATTCTGTCCTGGTTCTCAACAGGTTTCCTTTTTTGTCTATGTATCTGAAATCTGAATCCAGGACTGTGGGACTTGAAGTCATGTGAAGTCAACTGCCTGGGCTCTGTATATAAATTCTGTAAAAATAATCTGAAATTTTAACATCAAACCAACGAGTTTAGAATCTTGGCAAGGTTGATGTCGTTTTGTGTAATTCCTCCAGCATCGTGAGTTGTAAGGTCGATGACTAGTTTGTTGTATACATTAAACCACTCTGGATGGTGATTCATCTTCTCACATTCAGCAGCTGCCTTTGTCATGAACCCAAATGCCTCATTAAAGTCTGCAAACTGAAATTCTTTGTGCAGTTTTTCATCTTTTATGCTCCATCCTTGTAGATTCTCTAACTCTGCTGACAATTCACCTGATGATAGTTTCATCATGTTTTATTTTATCACGCACTACATTAATAGTTAAAGTAAATCACAGTCAGGAAATACACATGAATGAAACAAGAAAAGATCTACTAGAACACATCAAAGATAGTATTGTTAATGCTGTAACAGAAAAGAAAATTGCAGTAGCATTTTCTGGAGGTGTTGATAGTACTTTGGTTGCAAAAGTTTGCAGTGACTTGGGTTATGATGTTACGCTAGTTACTATTGGTTTTCCAGAATCTCATGATATTTTGTTTGCAAAAGAGGTAAACCAGAAATTAAAATTCAAGCACGAAATACTAGAAATAGAATCCAATTCTTTTGGACAAATTGCCACAAAGATTAATCAAAAAATAAAGACAGAAAATCTCTCGTGGAACGAAAACAGTATTGCGTTTTATTATGTATCAAAACTTGCAAAAAGTTTGAGTCTTGATGTTGTTGTGACTGCAAATGGCATTGATGAGTTGTTTTGTGGATATAACGCGTACAGAGAGGCAATATCAGGTGGAGAATCAAAAGTCCTTGAGGTGATGAATGCAAAGCTTGACAATGAAATCAAAATGATGAAGGCAGTAAATTCTGTCACTGCAGAATTTGGTGTAGTGATTGTTCAACCACTGCTTTCTGAAAAGTTTGTAGAGTTTGCAAAAACAATCCCGATATCAGAGAAGATTCATGACTCTGAAGATCTTTACAGAAAACACATTATTAGAAAACTTGCAAGTGAAGTAGGGGTACCTGAAATATCTTACAACAAAAGGAAAAAGGCGCTACAGTATGGTTCCAAAATTCACAAATCATTACTAAAGACTAGGTGAATTTTTTTACTGTCTTTTGAACTGTATTGTTTACGTTTCTAATTATTGCAGGTGATGCACCTAGGTGTTTTTCTGGTGAAAATATTGCATCGATTTCTTTTTCTGTAAGCTTGGAAGAAAATGCTTTATCATTTTTTATTGCATCGATGTATTGAATTTCTTTGTCTTTTGCCTCAAATGCGACTCTTTGAACGTCTCTGTACGCAACAAATCTTGGAACTCCTTTTTTGATTAATGCCTCCAAGACAAATTCTGCAAAAATCTGACCCTTTGTTATGTAGAGATTCTCAACTATTCTCTTCTCATTGACCATCAAGTTATCTACGATTTTAATCATCGTCTCTAACATCTCATCTACTAAAATTGATGTTGTTGGGATAACAAACCTCTCGTTTGCAGAATTTGAAAGGTCTCGCTCATGCCATAATGGTATGTTTTCAAATGTAATTCCAATCTGACTTCGAAGCATCTTTGAAAATGATGACACTCTTTCGCTTTTGATTGGGTTTCTCTTTACTGGAACAGCACTGCTGCCCATTTGCCCTTTCTTGAACTGTTCTGCCACTTCGGCAATCTCTGTTCTCTGCAAGTTACGAATTTCCACTGCGATTTTTTCTAGAGTTGCTCCGATCAATGCTAACTCAAATACATATTCTGCATATCTTTCTCTGGGTACTACCTGGGTAGTAACTTCTGCTGGATACAACTTTAATCTTTTAGCAACTCTTTTTTGAATTTCAAGGGATTTTGCCCCCATCAGAGAGCCAGTTCCTACAACCCCCATTGTCTTGCAAATTAAAATTCTTTTTTTGATTTCTTCAATTCTTTCAACATGTTTTGCCATTTCTGCTGCCCAGTTTGCAAACTTTAGTCCAAATGATATGATGCTTGCATGCTGACCGTGGGTCCTTCCAACTGCTGGAATTTTTGAGTGTTTTACAGCTCTTTTTGCAAGAATTTTTGCCATCTTTGCAACTTTTGGTTCAATTATTGCAAGTGCGTCTCTCATTTGCATAGAGTTACTCGTATCTACTAGATCATTGCTAGTTAACCCATAATGAATCCAAGGTCTTGCTTCTTTTGGACATTTCTCACTTAATGATTCGACAAGTGCTGCAGTGTCATGATCACTCTTTGCTTCTAATTCCTTAATTCTCTTTGCTGTGATTTTTCCTGAAATTGCTGCTTTGAGAATTTTTCTTCCGACGTTTTTTGGGATTAATCCAATCTCACTTTGTGAAACAGCTGCTGCCCCTTCAATTTCTAACTGATAATCTACTTTTTTTTGTTCACTGAAGATCTCCATCATTTCTTTAGTGCCATAACGACCACTGTCTATGGGTAAAATTGCCAACATTTTTTTCAATTAAACATCGAAAATAAATCTACTTCTTTTGTCTGGTCATGTTTGAGAATAGGATACGATCTAGTTTGAAAACGGGCAAAAGCTTAGAATGCTTTATGAATCTGGATATGTTTTTGTAAAGTGAGGGTTGTTTTTGAGGAGTCTCTTGGTCTTTATGATCTCAATTGGATTTTTTGCTTTTGTATATGCAGATGGACCTGATGTGACCGTAAAAGAAGAAAAATTTCGAGTTCCCTTTGAACTCAAAATAGGTGAAATTGCAAATATAGATTCTCTTCTTTATGTTTCATTTCTTAATGTGACAGAAGATTCCAGATGCCCTTCAGATGTTACTTGTGTCTGGCAAGGCTCTTCATCTATTGAGGTAGATGTAAGTACAAATGAAAATGATTTTGGAACTCAAATAATCAAACTAGGCGACGATGGTACAAAGTCTTCACAACTTCTTGGTGATTATTTTATCCGACTAACTATGTTAAAACCATACCCAGCAACAACTCATGAAATCACTCCATCAGAATATGTTGCAACATTGTTTGTCGGCAAAGTACATGATGCTGTTTCTTCTCCACTAAAACAGATCAAAAATGGCATTGAACCAGCTGCAGTTATTTGTAAAGAAGGACTTGTTTTGGTTTTAAAATATGGTAATGACTCTCCTGCATGTGTGACGCCATCTACTGCAGACATACTGTATCAACGTAATTGGGGTAGTGTTGTCCCACCATGCTGCAAACACTAGTTTGAATATTTTTTAATTATGTTCATATGAAACCTAGACTTTTAAAATAACGCACAAAACATAATCTGTGAAAGCTACAGTCTTTGATGGCAAAAACATAACCTATCTTGAGGACTTTCCAGAACCTAAACCTAGTGAAGCATTAGTTCGAATAAACCTCGCTGGAATATGCGGGACTGATCTGGAAATTTTAGACGGATACATGAGTTATCATGGAATCCTTGGGCATGAATTTGTAGGAACTGTAGAAAAATCGACAAACAAAGATTTGATTGGAAAAAGAGTTGTAGGTGAAATCAATGTCGGTTGTGGAAAGTGTTCTTCTTGCAAGACTGGAATGGAAAGACACTGCCCAAACAGAACTGTACTTGGAATACTAAACAGAAATGGCGCTTTTGCAGAATATCTTTCATTGCCTGAAAAAAACCTGCACGTAATTCCTGATTCTGTTACTGATGAACAAGCAGTGTTTGTAGAACCACTAGCTGCTGCATTTGAGATTACTGAACAAATTGATCTAAAGCCTGATTGGCATGTTGCAATTGTTGGTGATGGAAGACTGGCACATCTTATTGCAAGTGTTTTGAAACTGTATTGCTCAGACATTACGTGTTTTGGAAGACATGAAAACAAGTTATCTTCATTGAAAAAACTAGGATTACAAACAAAGATTGGAATCAAAGACGATGATCATAATGTTTTTGATCTTGTAGTAGAGGCAACAGGAAACAATTCTGGATTTATAGATACTATGAAATTGGTAAAGCCAAGAGGAACTGTAATTTTAAAATCAACTATAGCATCTAAAGAAAACTTGGATTTGACTCCTACGGTAGTCAATGAAATTACTTTGGTTGGTTCAAGATGTGGGAAATTCAGACCTGCCATTGATGCGCTTGCTTCTCATAAAATTTCTGTAGATGATCTGATTGATACTACCTATCCCTTAGAAAAATTCGAAGAAGCAATAGAATATGCAAAAAAACCAAACACATTGAAGGTTTTTCTCAAACCCTAGACAGATTTGCGAACAAACCAAAAAATTTTAGATTTAAATTGGATTGAACGAAAATTGTACCAACCTTATGTCATCAATAACTCCAAAAAAAATTGCTGAAAATCAGTACCTAATTGAGGCTGACTCTAATCTTGGAATGAAGGTTCCTGTCAAAATCTATGCAAATGAGAGTCTGTTGCAAAAAATGCTTACTGATAGGACCATAATGCAGGCTCGAAACGTTGCATCAATTCCTGGTATTGTGAGCCATGGTGTGGTTTTGCCTGATGGTCATGAAGGATATGGTTTTCCAGTTGGCGGCGTTGCAGCAATGGATGCTGAAGAGGGCATGATTAGTCCTGGAGGAGTTGGATATGACATCAATTGTGGTGTAAGGCTACTTCGAAGCAATCTTAACGAAGATACTGTTCGCTCAAAACTAAAAGATATTGTAACTGATTTGTTTAGTTCTATTCCTTCCGGAGTTGGCTCCAAAGGCGCAGTAAAATTATCTCACTCTCAATTAGATGAAGTCTTGGTCAATGGCGTTAACTGGGCAATTGATAATGGATATGGTTCATCAAATGATGCAGATGTCTGTGAAGAAAACGGACAAATTGCAAATGCAGATCCTAACAAAGTTTCAGATAAGGCAAGAAAGCGAGGTGCCCCTCAACTTGGAAGTCTTGGATCTGGAAATCACTTTCTTGAAATTCAAAAGGTTGCAGAGATTCATGATGAAGAAGCTGCAAAAAGAATGGGAATAACTGAAGGAACAATTACAGTTTTGATTCATTGCGGTTCAAGAGGATTTGGCCACCAAGTCTGTAGTGACTACCTTAGAGTTTCAGAACAGGCCTTGGAAAAATATGATATTCATTTAGCAGATAGAGAACTGGCATGTGTTCCAAACAATTCTGATGAAGGTGATGCTTACAGAAAAGCAATGTTTGCTGCATTAAACTTTGCATGGAGTAACCGACAGATGATTACCCATTGGACAAGAAAATCATTTGAGAGAGTATTTGGCCAAAGTGAATCTGATCTTGATATGAAACTAGTTTATGATGTTGCACACAATATTGCCAAAGTTGAAAAACACAAAGTCGATGGAAAAGAACGAAATCTTGTGGTTCATAGAAAAGGTGCCACACGAGCATTTCCCGCAAACCGCGATGAGGTACCGACAAAATATCGTGACATTGGTCAACCCGTACTTATTCCAGGATCTATGGGAACTGCAAGCTGGATTCTACTTGGACAGCCAAATTCAATGGAACTTAGTTTTGGCTCTACTGCACATGGAGCAGGAAGGACCATGTCAAGATCCAAAGCAAGAAAGAATTACTCAGAAAGTGATGTCAAAAAGTCACTAAATGACAAGGGTATTTTCATCAAAGCATTAACTCGTGACGGTGTGGTAGAAGAGACTCCTCAGGCATACAAAGATGTAGATGCTGTAGTCAATGTATCACATAATTTAGGAATAGCCACAAAAGTAGCAAAATTAGTGCCTATAGGTGTGATAAAGGGTTGAGCGACGATTCAGAACTTGAAAGACTAAAGGCAAAACGCCTCGCTGAGATGCAAAAAAACATCTCATTTAAACAAAATACAGAAAAACAACCAGAACAAAAACCAAAAGAGACTAAAACTCCAAGAGAAATTCTAGTACCTAAACTTGGATATCGTGGTCTTGAGGTCTTACAAAACGCAGAATCTCAATTCCCAAACGAAACAAAAATTATTGTTGAAAAACTAGCTGAATTAATCAAAAGCGGAGAAATTGATGAAACACTTGATGGTGGAAAATTATTGCTATTGTTTAGATCAGTTGGACTAAACATTCGCATGGAAACAAAAATCAACATTGAACAAGACGGAAAATTTGTTTCACTGTCTGACAAACTAAGTAAACAATCCCTTGATGATGGTGAAGGTTAATGGATGTGGTGTTAGAAATCAGCACAAAAAATTACACCGATGATCTGCTTAATCTAAAAAAAGCAATGTCGCACATGGAAAGTCTTCTTGGTTGCTACAACGGTTATGTGTTAAGTGAACCTACGACAAACTTTGGCTGGACTTTTTTCAAAATAGCATTCAAACCTGATTTACAACATGGAATTGAAACAAAATTTGCAGACATGATTGGTAAATATGGTTGGGGTAAACCCGAAGAAAAGTTTGGAAAATTTATGTCTGATTATCTTAACACTAAAGGTTGCAACGTTAAGGTAAAATCTACTTCCTAGACTCTTCTTCCTCTCTTTCCACCTTTCTTTCTAGTGGTGTCATGAGGGATTGGAGTAACATCATCGATTCTTCCGATTTTAAATCCGCCTCTTGCCAAAGCTCTAATTGCAGCTTGTGCACCTGGACCTGGAACTCTAGAACCAACTCCGCCAACTGCTCTTACTCTGATATGAAAACCTGTGAATCCTTTTGTTCTTGCAGATTCAACAACTGCATTTGCAGCTTTCATTGCAGCAAATGGCGATGACTCGTATCTGTCAGCGTTGACATGAATTCCGCCAGAACTGATTGCAACTGTCTCTCCGCCTGTAAGATCAGTCATGTGGATAATTGTATTGTTATAACTGCTGTAAATGTGGGCAATTCCCCATTTTTCAGGCCCTTCTTTTTTTGCTTCTGGCTGTGATTGTTGAGTATCTTGAACCTCTTTTTCAGGCTCAGTCTCCTCTACTGGAGTCTCTACCTCTTCAATCTTGGCTTCAGTTTCTGACAATGTCTACTCACACCTTAAAGGGTTTAAAAAACATTGATTTTCAAATCTGTTCGTATTTTGACACCTTGCTGAAAAATCCATTTTACTCAAATACTATAGAAAAGAGATTTTTTGTATGGGATCTGTACTTTTACCCGCTATAGGAATTGCAGTAGCTGCTGCCCTTTTTGGCTCTCTTGTTTTTCAGTATACAACTCCCCAAAATGAAATATCTCCATTTCTTGAAACAGAAAAAAAATGCGAAAAGATTGCACTTGAAGGATACAAAATGCATTTGAAATACCCTGATTCCTCACCTGATGAGCTTCCAGAATATGACCGAAACACCTTGCTGTCTCTTGATGAACTTTGGATAAATGACTGTGTGAACAGACTGCCTGCCGCAACTGTCTTTGATATTATACAAAGAGTAGAGCTAGACTATTTTTCAGGTGAATAGTTATTTTTTGAAATGACGCCACCCAGAATCTTTTATCTGGACTAACTTGTCTCCTTTAAGATACACACCTTTTCCTTTAGTGACATATCCAATTTGCACAACTGGGGTTTTTAGTTTGGATGCCAGTTTATGAATATGGTCTCTGTATTTTTTTGGCGCTGTAAAAACAAACTCGTATTCCTCACCTGTATTGAAAATCAAATCCATTGAATCAATTTTGTTTTGTTCTGCAAACTCATAAACGCTTTTTGGTGTTGGGATTTTATCTATGACAAACTTTTGCTTGCTCTGCTTTGCCATTTCATTTAGCGTAGTTGAAAGACCGTCACTCGAATCCATTGCAGCTGAAAAATATTTTCTGCCTTTTAGACCAAACTCCAGTCTTGGCTTTGGCTTTAGAACTGCTTTTTGACATTTTTGGACAAACTCCTTTCTGCCTTTTTTCTTGTAAATGAGAGATTTCAATCCTACTCCTGTTAACCCAAATAGGCCTGTTGCAAACACGATATCTCCTGATTTTGCACCTTTTCTTGGAACAATTCTGTCAGATTCACCAAAAACACAAACATGAAAAACAATCTCTTGTCCCTCATTGGTGTCTCCTCCTAGGATTTTGATCTGAAATTCATCAGATGCTCTTTTGATTCCCCTTGAAATCTCAACGATTTTTGAGTGTGAAATTGTCTTTGGAAGGTTTAGAGATATTATTCCAAATTGTGGCTTTACTCCCTTTGCTGCAAAGTCACTAATGCATGCTACAATGCTTTTTCTTGCGGCCTCTGCCAATGTCATTTTTGGGGGAATGTCTGTACTTTGAACTAGTGTGTCTACTTTAACGATGATGTTTCTTTTACCTATGTTGAATTGCTCTACGTCTTCAGAAACAAAATTTTTGTTTCCAATTCCATTCTGAATGATTTTGATAATGTCTGATTCATCTAACCCTTTCATAGCACTCTCTTACTAATTTCAGATTGTCTTGAGTAATTTTCATGCTCTTTTCTTTGTTGTTTGATTCAGCAGAAACTCTAATGATGTCTTCAGTGTTTGATTTTCTAATTAACACCCAACTATCTTCATCTATAATCCCTTTAATTCCATCTAGGGTGATTACTTCTGAATAATTTTTGGACATTTCTTTTGCAATGTTTTCGATCACTTTATCATGAAATTGAGAATCAACGTTTGTTTTTTCTCTTGTCTGATGATAACTTTGCATAAAGTTTAGAATTTCTTGATAGTTTGAATCTCTTAGCATTGATGCTATGAGACCGCTAGTTAGAATTCCTTCTCTACAATAATTAAATTCTGGCAAAATAAAACCTGCACTGCTTCCTTCTCCCCCAGCTTGTGCATTTGATTTTAACATTAAATCAATTACATTAGCTTCTCCAACTTTGGATCTTTGAACACTTCCGCCTCTCTCTTTGATGAACTTTTCAATTGAAACACTTGTATCAATACTTAGCACAAAATTTTTGTAACCAAGATCTAGTGCCTTTGCCACTCCGAGGCCCAAAGTCACATCCGGTGTCTGTTTTTTTCCATCTTTTACAACAACTAGACGATCTCCGTCTAGATCAAATGCAAAACCAATATCTTTTGATGAAGATGCCGTGACAAGATCAGATAAACTATCTGCTGTGGGATCAGGTCCTCTGGTACAGTTTGATAGTTCACCGTTTATCACATGAATGTTGCAGCCTGTCTCTGATAGTAGTTTGGGTGCATAGTCTCTTGTTGCTCCTCCGCCTATGTCTATGACTATTTCTGGGTTGTTTTGGATACTTCCTATCAGTTTTTTTGCATCCTCGATATATGATGATGAGATTTTTTCTTCAGAACCAATTTTTGTTTTTGATATTTTTTGATTTTCTAAAATCTTTGGCAGTTCTTCTTCATTGATGCCTCTTCCATCAATAATGAACTTTAATCCATTCCATTCTAGAGGGTTGTGCGATGATGTTACAATTACTCCTGCACCGTACTTTCTTGACTCCCTAAACACAACAGGTGTCGGCGCAGTTCCCAAATCAAATACATCAATTCCATTTTTTAGCAGCGCAGCTGATGCAGTTTCCTTTACCATTTGTCCTGATGGCCTTGTGTCTTTACCAATGACGCATTTTTGAGACTGTATGAGTGATGAAAAGTTGTTGCAAAACTGTAATGTCTCTTTTAGAGTGAAATCTTCTCCAAATATACCACGAATTCCGGAAATTGTTTTTTTCATTTGATCAAAATCGGAAAGGCTTTTTATTAACTCTGATGGCTTCACCAAAAAGTGCCTCGATAGCTCAGCCTGGTAGAGCGAACGCCTCGTAAGCGTTAGGTCGCGGGTTCAGATCCCGTTCGAGGCTTAAAAAATTATTTTTTTAAAATTACTAGAAAAATCTTAAGAGCTTGTCTCAGTGAAGGTCTCAATGTCAACTTCTAATTCTTTTCCTAAACCTTCCCACCAGTTTTTACTATTTTCTGTCATGCTCCCCTCAAAAATTATCTCTGATCCTCCTTTATAGATCTGTCGGTCGATTAACCATTGATCAATTATGACACAAAATCTCATTTGTTGTTTTCTTCTTGTTTTCTTTTTATCTTTCTATAGAAAATGATCATCAATGCACCACCTGCACATGCCCAAAACACTGGGGATAATCCTGGTTCTACTTGAGGTATTACGCCAACAAATGCCAAAGACATTATGCCAATCAACACCAGTCCGATTAACTCTAACATTTTTGCCATTTTGCTCTATATCCCAAGTCATTTCAAAAAGATATATGGTTTTGTAAACCACGTAAATTATGGACAAGTATCTTACAGTAATTTTGATTTTCATGATTGTGACTATCATCATTGCATTTGTAGATCCTGCTACAGGAGAAGGTCGATTTATTGTTCCATTATTTTATGGTGGGATTGCAGGGATAGCACTTATTGTCATTTACAGCTCCTACAAACAAAGAAAAGAGCGCCAAAGAGAAAATGCTGAACGAAAAAGAAAATCTAAAAAATAGATTCTAGAGTTCCAGACCGAAAGATTCTGCAATGCTGGAGAACTTTGAATAAGACTCCAAATACTGTCTTCCTTTTTCAGTAATGACAAATGTATTTCTTCCATCAAATTCTATTCTGTTGATCAGTCCAGAACCTGTCAAGTTCTCAAGGAATTTTGATAATCTTGAATGTGATAAGTTTGCCTTTGTAAGCAAAGATGTCGTTTTAATTCCCTGCTGGCCTGACTCTTCAGTAGCAGTCAAAAGATCTGCAACTATTTGCATGCTAGTTCGATAGGAAACCATACGAATGGTACTGTAAAACCAAGATATAAGGGTATTACCATCAATTCAGATCAGATAAATAGGCTCTAGCCTGATTTCTGTGAGATTGTCTTCTCAGTCTCCTGTACCGTGGTTTGATGCTTTTCTTGGAGTGGCATACCGGTATTATGATCTTAGAATGAATGTCGTTCCTTTATTTTCAGACAGAAAAGAGGCAACAAACCTGTGGACTGAAAAAATCCATTGGTGGACAGATCCATCAATCAAGATTCGATTCGTCGAGATTGATGATGACTACTGGTTTATCATGGGAGCAGAGTCGCAAAAACCTGATTCTAACATGTCTTTTTTCAAAACTCTTCCAAAGTCTGAAAATTATGAGAGATTCAAAAAGGGTCATGGCGGCGAGGCGTATCTACGATTGGGAGTATACAGTGAACAGACTTTGAATGATGTAAAAAAAGATGCACTATGTAGTTGTGGGCATGCAGCAGAAGACCATGATGAAGGTGACAATGATGCATGTTTGTATAAGGTGTGTATCTGCAAAAAGTTTTCTAGTTTTCAAGTAAATTTACTTAAACGAAAAAAAACTGTTACTGATATCTCATTTGTTGATGAAAAAGATGCCAAAGATGATCCTCTTGTTTGGAATTGTCTTTATGTAAACAAGTATTCAAAATCTGAATAATTATTCTTCTTTGTTTACTCTAGTATGATCTCCGGGATAATACTCGTCTAGCTTTTTTGAATAGCAATCTCCACATAATGGTCCGTTGATCTTCCATTCTTCCATTGGGTTGAATTGCATTTCTATTTTATCCCCGCAAATGGTGCATTTTAGTTTTAAACCCAAAGTATCATTGCTCACTTTAATCAATATAAAAAACATTCTGGGTTTGAACCAAAAAAATCATGTTAAATAATACTGGTTTCTAAGAATTTTAGGTAGCTAGTCTGACCAGTGTAAACCTCCTGCAAGATTTTTACTTGGTTAGACTACTGCCTATGGGTTTACAGCAAATTACTGACTAGCTTTTTGATTGCTAAAATCTCATCTTCTTCTTGTCTGATTTTTTTATCAACAACTCTGAGCATAGAGTCATTCCAGACATGCTGTGAAAAGAAATTGTGTTTTGTGTTGGCAAGCTCTATCTCATCATCTACAACAGTATCTTCTAGAAATTTGGTGACAATCACGTCTGTGAGCTTTAGTATTCTAGAGTTTAACTTAAAACTGCGAAAAATTGGCTCTAGTTTTCTAATGTCTCCTTTGAAATCCCCCTTTGTCTCTAGAATTTTCTTGTGTAGTATTCTAAAGTATACTCCGACATAAAACAAAGTTGCATATCTTTTTGTCTTGTGTCCACCTTGCTTGCCATATTTTAGAGACTTTTTTGCAAATTCCTTTACAAGATAAGGATACAACAAAATCCTGTAATCGTCTTTAAGGTTGTCATTGAAAATATCATCATACTTGCTTCCTCTTGGAAGAAATTGTGCAGGAGAACTATATGCTTCAGTGGGTCGTTGTTCAATTCCTGCAACAAGTGACTGTATTGCATCCTTTGCAACGATTACTTTTTTGTGATTGTCTGGCAAGTAATTATTGTAAGTAGAATCACCTTCATACTCACATTGTTTTGATTTTGTTTTTGTATCAAAAGATCCTGCCTGAATTTCATAAAAATAACCACAGTTTCTTAATTGTGATTTTATTGATTTGTGAAAGTCCATTAATGAAACAAGATCTTTTCCTCTTACTGAGTTCTGTGAGTTT
Above is a window of Nitrosopumilus sp. K4 DNA encoding:
- a CDS encoding 30S ribosomal protein S11; its protein translation is MSETEAKIEEVETPVEETEPEKEVQDTQQSQPEAKKEGPEKWGIAHIYSSYNNTIIHMTDLTGGETVAISSGGIHVNADRYESSPFAAMKAANAVVESARTKGFTGFHIRVRAVGGVGSRVPGPGAQAAIRALARGGFKIGRIDDVTPIPHDTTRKKGGKRGRRV
- the thiL gene encoding thiamine-phosphate kinase, giving the protein MKGLDESDIIKIIQNGIGNKNFVSEDVEQFNIGKRNIIVKVDTLVQSTDIPPKMTLAEAARKSIVACISDFAAKGVKPQFGIISLNLPKTISHSKIVEISRGIKRASDEFQIKILGGDTNEGQEIVFHVCVFGESDRIVPRKGAKSGDIVFATGLFGLTGVGLKSLIYKKKGRKEFVQKCQKAVLKPKPRLEFGLKGRKYFSAAMDSSDGLSTTLNEMAKQSKQKFVIDKIPTPKSVYEFAEQNKIDSMDLIFNTGEEYEFVFTAPKKYRDHIHKLASKLKTPVVQIGYVTKGKGVYLKGDKLVQIKDSGWRHFKK
- a CDS encoding phosphomannomutase — translated: MKKTISGIRGIFGEDFTLKETLQFCNNFSSLIQSQKCVIGKDTRPSGQMVKETASAALLKNGIDVFDLGTAPTPVVFRESRKYGAGVIVTSSHNPLEWNGLKFIIDGRGINEEELPKILENQKISKTKIGSEEKISSSYIEDAKKLIGSIQNNPEIVIDIGGGATRDYAPKLLSETGCNIHVINGELSNCTRGPDPTADSLSDLVTASSSKDIGFAFDLDGDRLVVVKDGKKQTPDVTLGLGVAKALDLGYKNFVLSIDTSVSIEKFIKERGGSVQRSKVGEANVIDLMLKSNAQAGGEGSSAGFILPEFNYCREGILTSGLIASMLRDSNYQEILNFMQSYHQTREKTNVDSQFHDKVIENIAKEMSKNYSEVITLDGIKGIIDEDSWVLIRKSNTEDIIRVSAESNNKEKSMKITQDNLKLVRECYERVR
- a CDS encoding winged helix-turn-helix domain-containing protein; translation: MVSYRTSMQIVADLLTATEESGQQGIKTTSLLTKANLSHSRLSKFLENLTGSGLINRIEFDGRNTFVITEKGRQYLESYSKFSSIAESFGLEL